In Bacillus sp. FJAT-45037, the following are encoded in one genomic region:
- a CDS encoding DNA polymerase IV: MKKRQILLIDMESFYASVEKSFYPHSRGKPTVVSGDPERRSGVILAACPIAKEYGIKTAERLWEAQQKCPHLVIVKPKMQTYVDVSTHITTILQRYSDLVEPYSIDEQFVDVTHTVHLFASVGELAKKLQQEIRMETGVFARVGIGENKLLAKMACDHFAKKNESGLFELTYDKVATTLWPLPVDALFGVSTRMRQHFHNMGIRTIGQLANTPLARLKKKWGIPGHVLWESANGFDESPVHFKSIQGEKAIGHAMTLPRDYQNFEEIKVILLELCEEVSQRARKQQLVGETIKVFAKGASYETPNSFLRQKPLHAATNYSLDLHEVAVPLFHQFWNQEPVRQIGITLTKLSSASERQLTLFDHDWEQKERIGACMDLIHSRYGKASLVRASSLTKAGQVFERAKKIGGHYK; encoded by the coding sequence ATGAAAAAACGACAGATTTTATTAATTGATATGGAATCATTTTATGCTTCTGTTGAGAAGAGTTTTTATCCTCACTCTAGAGGTAAACCAACCGTTGTCTCAGGAGACCCCGAGCGACGAAGTGGTGTCATTCTTGCCGCTTGTCCTATAGCGAAAGAATACGGCATTAAGACAGCTGAGCGCCTTTGGGAGGCGCAACAAAAGTGTCCTCACTTAGTTATCGTCAAACCGAAGATGCAGACGTATGTCGATGTCTCAACCCATATCACAACCATTCTTCAACGATATAGCGATCTCGTCGAACCTTATTCAATTGATGAGCAATTTGTCGATGTTACCCATACAGTCCACCTTTTTGCGTCGGTCGGAGAATTAGCTAAGAAATTACAGCAAGAGATCCGTATGGAAACAGGTGTATTTGCGAGAGTCGGGATCGGGGAGAATAAATTATTGGCGAAGATGGCGTGTGATCACTTTGCAAAAAAGAATGAAAGTGGGTTGTTCGAATTGACCTATGACAAGGTTGCGACAACACTTTGGCCTTTGCCGGTCGATGCTCTGTTTGGTGTCAGCACACGTATGAGACAACATTTTCACAATATGGGGATTCGTACGATTGGGCAGCTCGCCAACACTCCTCTTGCCCGCTTAAAGAAGAAATGGGGCATTCCTGGGCACGTATTATGGGAGAGTGCCAATGGCTTTGATGAATCTCCTGTTCATTTCAAGTCAATACAAGGGGAGAAAGCCATTGGGCATGCGATGACGCTTCCCCGTGATTATCAAAACTTTGAAGAGATTAAAGTCATCTTACTAGAGCTATGTGAGGAAGTATCACAACGAGCGCGAAAACAACAACTAGTAGGTGAGACGATCAAAGTCTTTGCTAAGGGAGCAAGCTATGAGACCCCTAACTCATTTTTACGGCAGAAGCCTTTGCATGCTGCAACTAATTATAGCCTTGACCTACATGAGGTCGCTGTTCCGTTGTTTCATCAGTTTTGGAATCAAGAACCCGTTCGTCAAATCGGAATTACCTTAACGAAGCTCTCCTCTGCTAGTGAACGGCAATTAACCCTTTTTGACCACGACTGGGAGCAAAAAGAACGAATTGGGGCTTGCATGGACTTGATTCATTCACGCTACGGAAAAGCCTCTCTCGTCCGTGCGTCATCTCTTACCAAAGCAGGGCAAGTTTTTGAGAGAGCGAAAAAAATTGGAGGACATTATAAATGA
- a CDS encoding PAS domain S-box protein: MSTILQGEWNLRTLKQMVLHLSSPTVLSCWRRESDTLEFVCINEQITDFLQRHAINIHDLNLMLSQFAPTYFEELSEWNGHFQLPHGEAEVEANLIFEQSGERYFTLYVKDKAERSVPEMHMNDLFNQDKDAIFVLDRHGFFVDMNKKAEELAGIDAFAYKGIHYEQLLLVGDKLNVKEHFEKACSGEIQVYDIQLKLGTHTVPLYIMNIPHIVDGEVIAIYGVAKKKNSACDLEDLSIIIQDKYQMIVENSYDIICLTDKMGHYLLASSSYHPVLGYHPSELMGKHILHYIHPNDRTRVTQTIKIMEETHRPSEAVVYRKLHAEGHYHLLEGKGVPILSTKGEAKSFVFISRDITDSKERKDSLRRSEKLALAGELAAGIAHEIRNPLTTLKGFFQLTEQQLEPYRDVLMQEINQINDIIEELLLVARPRAIQKERINVSRLAIECLREVDTEATLKDIQINLTSHDPTYIKGVPHQLKQVFINLFKNAIEAMEMHGTLTLKITNTKDFLQFIVKDNGIGMAQEELAKLGEPYYSTKIKGTGIGLMVCYKVIENHKGHLSIESKIGWGTEVTIHLPSCE; this comes from the coding sequence ATGAGTACAATCTTACAAGGTGAATGGAATTTACGAACATTGAAGCAGATGGTTCTACATTTATCTTCTCCGACGGTCCTTAGTTGCTGGAGACGAGAGAGCGACACACTAGAATTTGTTTGTATTAATGAACAAATAACAGATTTCTTACAAAGACACGCCATAAATATACATGATTTAAATCTGATGTTAAGTCAGTTTGCTCCTACTTATTTTGAGGAACTGTCTGAATGGAACGGTCACTTTCAGCTTCCTCATGGAGAAGCTGAAGTCGAAGCGAATTTAATATTTGAACAAAGCGGTGAAAGGTACTTCACACTGTATGTCAAAGACAAGGCCGAACGATCAGTACCTGAGATGCATATGAATGATCTTTTTAATCAAGACAAAGATGCCATATTTGTTCTCGATCGTCATGGTTTCTTTGTCGATATGAATAAAAAAGCGGAAGAGTTAGCAGGTATAGATGCATTTGCTTATAAGGGAATCCATTACGAGCAACTCTTACTTGTTGGGGATAAATTGAATGTCAAAGAACATTTTGAAAAGGCATGTTCAGGTGAAATTCAAGTGTATGATATTCAGCTGAAACTGGGCACTCATACTGTTCCTTTATACATCATGAATATTCCACATATCGTAGACGGAGAAGTGATTGCCATCTATGGGGTGGCCAAAAAGAAAAATTCAGCATGTGACCTGGAAGACTTGTCGATCATCATTCAAGATAAGTACCAAATGATTGTTGAAAACTCCTATGATATCATTTGTCTCACAGATAAAATGGGTCATTACTTGCTTGCATCGAGTTCTTATCATCCCGTGTTAGGTTATCATCCGTCCGAATTGATGGGAAAGCATATCTTACACTATATTCATCCGAATGATCGTACGCGAGTGACACAGACGATAAAGATAATGGAGGAAACACATCGACCGAGTGAAGCTGTTGTTTACCGGAAATTGCATGCAGAGGGACATTACCATTTGCTCGAGGGTAAAGGGGTGCCAATTCTTTCAACTAAGGGAGAAGCGAAGTCCTTTGTATTCATTAGTAGGGATATCACAGATAGTAAGGAACGTAAGGACTCACTCAGACGATCGGAAAAGTTAGCACTAGCAGGTGAACTAGCAGCAGGCATTGCTCATGAAATTCGTAATCCGCTAACGACCCTGAAAGGTTTCTTTCAATTAACCGAACAACAACTAGAGCCATATCGAGACGTATTAATGCAAGAGATTAATCAGATCAATGACATTATTGAAGAGCTTCTTCTTGTAGCAAGACCACGTGCGATTCAAAAAGAACGAATTAATGTGTCAAGACTAGCAATCGAGTGCTTACGAGAGGTTGATACCGAAGCGACGCTTAAAGATATTCAAATAAATTTGACTTCACATGACCCAACGTATATTAAAGGGGTACCACATCAACTAAAACAAGTGTTTATTAACCTATTTAAAAATGCGATAGAAGCGATGGAAATGCATGGTACATTAACGTTGAAGATCACTAACACGAAAGATTTCCTCCAATTTATTGTAAAAGATAACGGGATAGGCATGGCACAAGAAGAACTAGCTAAACTCGGAGAACCGTATTACTCCACAAAAATCAAGGGAACAGGCATTGGTTTAATGGTATGTTACAAAGTCATTGAAAACCATAAAGGTCACCTATCGATTGAAAGCAAAATAGGATGGGGGACAGAAGTGACGATCCACCTACCATCATGTGAATAA
- the istA gene encoding IS21 family transposase — protein sequence MLQVTEINYIRQEVNSKGHSYSDVARRTNKDIRTVKKYADLEEFQPEKKRKKSQPAPVMEPVQDIVDKWLKEDMKKKRKYRRTAKRIWQMLVNDEELDFKGSDRTVRAYVSKRKKELLDESEGAAIPLESRPGDAQVDFGEAPFKRDGKVVDLPYLVLSFPYSNAFLVQVFESQNQDCFLEGLKRFFNHLEGVPKRIRFDNLSPAVKKILPQGKRELTEGFERFALHYGFEYEFCNPGAGNEKGHVEAMVKYVRNNFFLPERSVYQLEELNNRLWQEAENDRYRLHYEKKDEIARLFEEDREALFYLPPKEYTGRRIETLKADKYGYVIVNSKRYSTSPRYAKQKVSVGIRYNRIDILTDQYEVIVSHERLYGEKSKSMIWHPYLSLMAKRPTALKYTTFYDQLPDAWQKYLHECTVEEKKKALLLLSTILKSNRLERATEALEMASERCHPSSETIKQVFHQLVHGRGHRQTLKLKSTVPAMPIAERGMNQYDAFFTLGGDKT from the coding sequence ATGTTACAAGTGACCGAGATCAATTATATCAGACAAGAAGTTAATTCGAAAGGTCATTCCTATTCGGATGTGGCTAGAAGAACAAATAAAGATATCAGAACAGTTAAAAAATATGCTGACCTTGAGGAATTTCAACCAGAGAAGAAAAGGAAAAAATCACAACCAGCTCCTGTAATGGAGCCAGTGCAAGATATTGTGGATAAATGGTTGAAGGAAGATATGAAGAAGAAAAGGAAATACCGAAGGACTGCCAAACGTATCTGGCAAATGCTTGTTAATGATGAAGAATTAGATTTTAAAGGCTCTGATCGAACGGTAAGGGCCTATGTTTCTAAACGCAAAAAAGAATTATTAGACGAAAGTGAAGGTGCAGCCATCCCGTTAGAATCAAGGCCTGGTGATGCTCAGGTAGACTTTGGGGAGGCCCCCTTTAAAAGAGACGGTAAGGTCGTTGACCTTCCATATCTCGTGCTATCCTTTCCGTACAGTAACGCATTCTTAGTTCAAGTCTTTGAATCTCAGAATCAAGATTGTTTCCTAGAAGGGTTGAAGCGGTTCTTTAACCACTTAGAAGGTGTACCAAAGAGAATACGTTTTGATAATTTGTCCCCAGCTGTGAAGAAGATTCTTCCACAAGGGAAACGCGAGTTAACAGAAGGTTTTGAGAGATTTGCCCTACACTATGGTTTTGAGTATGAGTTCTGTAACCCTGGTGCAGGAAATGAAAAAGGGCATGTAGAAGCAATGGTTAAATACGTACGGAATAACTTCTTTTTACCCGAACGATCTGTGTATCAACTAGAAGAATTAAATAATAGGTTGTGGCAAGAAGCAGAGAATGATCGATACCGTCTACACTACGAAAAAAAGGATGAGATAGCTAGATTGTTTGAGGAGGATCGTGAGGCATTATTTTACTTACCCCCTAAAGAATACACAGGTAGGCGCATTGAAACATTGAAGGCAGATAAATATGGTTACGTCATTGTGAATTCAAAAAGGTATTCGACTTCTCCACGTTACGCTAAGCAAAAAGTATCGGTAGGTATTAGGTACAATCGCATTGATATCCTTACGGATCAATATGAAGTGATCGTGAGTCATGAACGCTTATATGGAGAAAAGTCTAAATCAATGATTTGGCACCCTTATCTATCACTTATGGCTAAGAGGCCAACTGCTTTAAAATACACGACTTTTTATGATCAGCTTCCCGATGCATGGCAGAAATATCTACATGAATGTACAGTCGAAGAAAAGAAAAAAGCTCTCCTTTTATTATCGACAATATTAAAGAGTAATCGCTTAGAAAGAGCGACAGAGGCCTTAGAGATGGCTTCTGAGAGGTGTCATCCATCTTCAGAGACCATAAAGCAAGTCTTCCATCAATTAGTTCATGGTCGTGGTCACAGACAAACACTTAAACTGAAAAGTACCGTACCAGCTATGCCCATAGCAGAACGTGGTATGAATCAATATGATGCCTTCTTCACCTTAGGAGGTGACAAGACATGA
- a CDS encoding HNH endonuclease, with product MALKEQHMALSSGIGLAGLAVTNFWEFRHEAFDIFKDEIIDSIVKPSRLTAVHHYLYFFQDIYEEIDGLKKNSDDMEYVYNFIVRTLDEVNLKPNLPIPSIESCNDQYGHFKCSCTEVIEEWINYANEYNNELDELIVHSAFQFIFQDRKFIHDFHLELSTFIEKEMETIKETYPEYVTSKNRLKRQYFPEWLKSAVLHRDKGTCVICRCDLSNLIRSQNSIHIDHIIPLQLFGSNDASNMQLLCEKCNTTKGARSTDTSSVNVPFWNL from the coding sequence ATGGCTCTAAAAGAGCAACATATGGCTCTTAGTTCTGGAATTGGACTAGCTGGTTTGGCTGTAACAAACTTTTGGGAGTTTCGTCATGAGGCTTTTGACATTTTTAAAGATGAAATTATTGATAGTATTGTAAAGCCAAGCAGATTAACAGCTGTACATCATTATTTGTATTTCTTCCAAGATATTTATGAAGAGATTGATGGATTGAAGAAGAACTCTGATGATATGGAATATGTATACAACTTTATTGTAAGAACTTTAGATGAGGTGAACTTAAAACCAAACCTTCCCATTCCAAGTATAGAAAGTTGTAATGATCAATATGGACACTTTAAATGTAGTTGTACAGAGGTTATTGAAGAGTGGATTAATTATGCTAATGAATATAATAATGAGTTAGATGAGTTAATTGTTCACTCAGCATTTCAATTTATTTTTCAAGATAGAAAGTTCATACATGATTTCCATTTAGAGTTATCTACTTTTATTGAAAAAGAAATGGAGACTATTAAGGAAACGTATCCAGAGTATGTAACGAGTAAGAATAGACTCAAGCGTCAATACTTTCCAGAATGGTTAAAATCAGCTGTTTTGCATAGAGATAAGGGTACTTGTGTTATTTGTCGTTGTGACCTATCTAATTTAATAAGAAGTCAAAATTCGATACATATAGACCATATAATTCCATTACAATTGTTTGGAAGTAATGACGCTTCAAACATGCAGTTGCTTTGCGAAAAGTGTAATACAACTAAGGGAGCTCGTTCGACAGATACCAGCTCAGTAAATGTACCTTTTTGGAACTTATGA
- a CDS encoding tyrosine-type recombinase/integrase, with translation MALIEMVQKEFLAERKYEGLTEKSLRSYVDFFKVWNEWLNQEGIERIEQLNGKNTKAYLMYCIEVRSNQPKTINTKLKLMRSLANWLCQEKMTEEPFTTGVKMRRDDSSPKILAEKDLRDVLRYLRRTHRRENSFQARRNVTLILFMAGTGARLSETCSLKWDDIEVEGSLITIRTSKSRKAQSIPLSESLRAELLDYKDYLQRKLGRVPVSVFVTLKGEPLKKDSIQNIFKRLRTKLGIETYFSPHTLRNYFLKSLLKNGTNLREVQLLARHSKVATTTLYLGYWNEELKETLDENNPLRDLL, from the coding sequence ATGGCTTTAATTGAAATGGTACAGAAGGAATTTTTAGCAGAAAGAAAGTATGAGGGTCTCACTGAGAAAAGCTTGAGGAGTTATGTTGACTTCTTCAAAGTCTGGAATGAGTGGCTTAATCAAGAAGGTATTGAACGAATTGAACAACTCAACGGAAAGAACACAAAAGCTTATCTCATGTATTGTATTGAAGTGAGGTCTAACCAACCCAAAACAATTAACACCAAGTTGAAGCTTATGAGGTCTTTAGCGAATTGGCTCTGTCAAGAGAAAATGACAGAAGAGCCATTCACCACTGGAGTTAAAATGAGAAGAGATGATAGCTCGCCAAAGATACTTGCAGAGAAAGACTTGAGAGATGTTTTACGTTATTTGAGAAGGACACACAGAAGAGAGAACAGCTTCCAAGCCAGACGTAATGTAACGCTCATTCTCTTTATGGCTGGTACTGGAGCTAGGTTGTCTGAAACTTGTTCCTTGAAGTGGGATGACATTGAGGTGGAAGGCTCTCTTATCACAATCAGAACGAGCAAGTCAAGGAAAGCTCAATCAATACCACTCTCAGAGAGTTTGAGAGCTGAGCTATTGGATTACAAAGATTATCTCCAGAGGAAGCTTGGGAGAGTGCCAGTCTCAGTGTTTGTCACTTTAAAGGGTGAGCCATTGAAGAAGGACTCCATTCAAAATATCTTTAAGAGGTTGAGAACTAAGCTGGGAATTGAAACTTACTTTTCACCTCATACACTAAGAAACTATTTCTTGAAGTCACTTCTCAAAAACGGTACAAACTTGAGAGAGGTTCAACTATTAGCAAGGCACTCAAAAGTTGCTACTACCACACTTTATCTTGGTTATTGGAATGAGGAGCTCAAGGAGACGCTTGATGAGAATAACCCTCTGAGAGACCTACTATAA